A section of the Piliocolobus tephrosceles isolate RC106 chromosome 14, ASM277652v3, whole genome shotgun sequence genome encodes:
- the IFNK gene encoding interferon kappa, protein MSTIPDMIQKCLWLQFLMGMFIAGTLSLDCNLLNVHLRRVTWQNLRLLSSMSNSFPVECLRENIAFGLPQEFLQYTQHMKRDIKKAFYEMSLQTFNIFSQQTFKSWKERHVKQIQIGLDQQAEYLNQCLEEDKNENEDMKETKENEMKPSEARVPQLSNLELRRYFNRIDNFLKEKKYSDCAWEIVRVEIRRCLYYFYKFTALFRRK, encoded by the coding sequence atgagcaccATACCTGACATGATTCAAAAGTGTCTGTGGCTTCAGTTCCTTATGGGTATGTTCATTGCTGGCACCCTATCCCTGGACTGTAACTTACTGAATGTTCACCTGAGAAGAGTCACCTGGCAAAATCTGAGACTTCTGAGTAGTATGAGCAATTCATTTCCTGTAGAATGTCTACGAGAAAACATAGCTTTTGGGTTGCCCCAAGAGTTTCTACAATACACCCAGCATATGAAGAGGGACATCAAGAAGGCCTTCTATGAAATGTCCCTACAGACCTTCAACATCTTCAGCCAACAAACCTTCAAATCTTGGAAAGAGAGACACGTCAAACAAATCCAAATAGGACTTGATCAGCAAGCAGAGTACCTGAACCAATGCTTGGAGGAAGacaagaatgaaaatgaagacatgaaAGAAACGAAAGAGAATGAGATGAAACCCTCAGAAGCCAGGGTCCCCCAGCTGAGTAACCTCGAACTGAGGAGATATTTCAACAGGATAGACAatttcctgaaagaaaagaaatacagtgaCTGTGCCTGGGAGATTGTCCGAGTGGAAATCAGAAGATGTTTGTACTACTTTTACAAATTCACAGCTCTATTCAGGAGGAAATAA